In the genome of Thermoproteales archaeon, one region contains:
- a CDS encoding glycosyltransferase yields MKTIGVLHNSLNSCGGGERVCISIIEALKEMGFKVVLATVEPTDWHRVDNIFGEIEKPDKELSLVKFKVRSFGIYLRQLSFLLAAKLRKECDLIINTHGDVIPIATDIVYVHYPTFALLEEEPNLIAANIKYSKSLFWKMYFAPYKLLASVNAYLFSGKSKLLLTNSEFSKKAIERFLGQKAVILHPPVDVDRFYWPFGGREDIIVSCGRYSPEKNYEFVLRLAEVLNEFQFMIIGASSGNVSDRYYRKLLTIVKNKKIKNVDLIRDLPFDQLVRTYRKAKVYLHAMRGEHFGIAVAEAMASGLIPVVHKSGGAWTDIVDYGAYGYGYSSFEEAVNAVKKAVMKADELRGSIIKQAMNFNKSNFKKRFKQILENILSF; encoded by the coding sequence ATGAAGACTATTGGTGTTCTACATAACAGCCTTAACAGCTGTGGCGGAGGTGAGAGAGTTTGCATATCAATAATTGAAGCTCTGAAAGAAATGGGTTTTAAAGTGGTTCTTGCAACCGTCGAGCCAACTGATTGGCATCGTGTGGACAATATTTTTGGTGAGATAGAAAAACCTGATAAAGAACTAAGCTTAGTAAAATTTAAGGTTCGATCTTTCGGGATTTACCTTAGGCAATTAAGTTTTTTATTAGCCGCAAAATTGAGAAAAGAATGCGATTTGATAATTAATACACATGGTGATGTTATTCCTATTGCTACAGATATAGTCTACGTTCACTATCCGACTTTTGCGCTCCTTGAAGAGGAGCCAAATCTTATTGCCGCTAACATAAAATATAGTAAAAGCTTGTTTTGGAAAATGTATTTTGCCCCCTATAAGTTATTAGCAAGCGTTAACGCTTATCTGTTTTCAGGAAAATCTAAGCTTTTATTAACAAATAGCGAATTCAGCAAAAAGGCGATTGAACGCTTTCTAGGGCAAAAAGCCGTGATTTTGCATCCTCCAGTCGATGTAGATAGGTTTTATTGGCCTTTTGGAGGACGCGAGGATATAATTGTCAGTTGTGGTAGGTATTCCCCGGAGAAAAATTATGAATTTGTTTTGAGATTAGCTGAAGTATTAAACGAGTTCCAATTTATGATTATCGGTGCTTCGAGTGGTAATGTAAGTGACCGATATTATCGTAAACTGTTAACAATTGTGAAAAATAAAAAAATTAAGAACGTTGATTTAATTAGAGATTTACCTTTCGATCAACTTGTAAGGACGTATAGAAAAGCAAAAGTTTATTTACACGCGATGAGAGGCGAGCATTTTGGCATAGCTGTTGCTGAAGCGATGGCCAGCGGATTAATTCCTGTAGTTCACAAGAGCGGTGGAGCTTGGACAGATATAGTAGACTATGGGGCATACGGCTACGGGTATTCAAGTTTCGAAGAGGCTGTTAATGCTGTTAAAAAAGCAGTTATGAAGGCTGATGAATTGAGAGGAAGTATCATTAAACAAGCAATGAACTTTAATAAAAGTAATTTCAAGAAACGATTCAAACAAATACTGGAAAACATTCTTAGT